The nucleotide window GCTTTTAAAACAGGGAAAATCAAAAAAGGAGATCAAATCATTGCAGTATCCAATCAAAAAGAAACACTGGAAGTTTCCTGTTCTTCATTGGAAAGCATAGCCACTTTAATGTCTTCTGAACTAAATACCAATATAACTCTGACTATTAAACGAAATTCGGGTAAAAGTTTTAAAGTCAATATCGAAAAGCAAGTTCTAAAAGATCAGGAAAACACCGTATATAGTTTTATAATCGACAAAGACATCAAAATAGGTTATATAAAAATCCCAAGTTTCTATACTAATTTTGAAGGAGGAAACAGCAAAGGATGCGCCCAGGATGTTGCCAAAGAAACGCTCAAATTAATGAAAGACAACATCAAAGGATTGGTTCTTGATTTAACAGATAATGGTGGAGGATCAATGGAAGAGGCTGTGAAATTAGCCGGTTTATTTATTGATTACGGCCCAATTTCTATAGTAGCTGATAACAAAAGGCAATTGTCTGTAATAAATGACCCTTATAGAGGTGTAATTTATAAAGGTCCACTTGGTGTTATCATTATCAATGGAAATTCGGCCTCCGCAAGTGAATTTTGTGCTTCAATCATGCAAGATTATAACAGGGCTCTTTTGATTGGAAGCACCTCCCTTGGAAAAGCTACCATGCAAACTATCGTACCATTAGAAAAAGATGACGATCAACATTTTGTAAAACTGACCATCAGTAAATTTTATAGAATCACCGGAAAAAGTCATCAAGCCGTTGGTGTTATTCCAGACGTACAAATTCCAACGATATACCAGGACATTTTTCAAAAAGAAAGTGATTTTCCTACTGCTTTAAAAAATGAAAGCCTAAATACAAGAATTCGATTTACACCTTACGTAACCAATACCTTTATTGAATCACTAGCTGAAAAAAGTCGAGAAAGAGTTGCTCAAAGTCCATTTTTCAATTCTATCATCGCTCTTAATTCAAAAATTGATACTATTCTAAAAAAATCAAAATTCGAAATTCCAATGACTTTAGCAGCTGTTTTTGAAAGTCAAAAAAGCATTAACGATTTATCTGAAGAGATCAATAATTTCAAAACAGATGACTTAAACTTGGATGTTTCCAATTCGGAATACAACAAATCATTACTTGAAATGTATCCTTCGTTGATCGAATACAACAAAATGCAACTCGACAATTTAAAATCCAATCACTATCTCAATGAGGCCATTGCTATTATAGCAGATTACAAAACTTTGAAGCAAAACAAAACGAACTAATTACATACTATTTTTTTACAAAAGATTTTTCATTCGCTTTTGGAAAAATAAGGAATAGCTGTATTTTTGCAGCACAAAAAAACATTTAGAAATGGGAAGAGCATTTGAGTTCCGAAAAGGTAGAAAAATGAAACGTTGGTCAGCAATGGCCAAAGCATTTACCAGAATTGGTAAAGATATTGTTATGGCGGTTAAAGAAGGTGGTCCAAATCCTGATGCCAACTCAAGATTAAGAGCCGTTATTCAGAATGCCAAGGCAGCTAATATGCCTAAAGAAAATGTTGAACGCGCTATCAAAAAAGCAACCGAAAAAGACACAGCCAACTATAAAGAAGTTTTATTTGAAGGTTATGCTCCCCACGGAATTGCTCTTTTAATAGAAACTGCTACTGATAACAACAACAGAACCGTTGCTAACGTTAGAAGTTATTTCAACAAATGCAATGGAACTATGGGAACTCAAGGATCTGTAGAATTCATGTTTGATCACACTTGCAATTTTAGAATTCCAAAAGATGGTATTGACCCAGAAGAATTAGAATTAGAACTAATCGATTTTGGAGCCGAAGAAATTTTCGAAGACGAAGACGGAATTTTAATTTATGCTCCTTTCGGTAGTTTCGGAACCATCCAAAAAGAATTAGAAAACAGAAAAATCGAAATATTATCTTCTGGTTTTGAAAGAATTCCACAAATCACAAAAAAACTAACCGAAGCTGAAGTTGCTGATGTAGAAAAATTGATCGAAAAACTTGAAGAAGATGATGACGTTATGAACGTTTATCATACTATGGAAGAATAAAACCTCATCGTTTTCAAAAACACAAAAAGGCCATCTATTTTTTTCAGACGGCCTTTTTCTATTTAAATCTAACTGTATTTTTTTATTTAATTTCTGACAACAAACTACTTTTTATTGCTTTCAATTTCATTTTTTTTAATCCAGTGCTTTATTATTAGAATTTACAGCAAGAGCATCTGTTGAAGCCATGCTTAAATTACCTTTATATAGTGCCAAAACCTCTTTTTCAGTCAAAGCAACATTATATATTTTTAAATCATCAATATCGGCATTAATACTTACTGACCCGTTCATTCTTCCAATTGAAAAAACATTTCCTGATGTCAATTTCTTTTTGGCTGTAGATGATTTTATCAACACACCATTTCTATAAATCTTTGATGTATTTCCATCATAAGTAACAACATAATTATACCAGGCATTAGGCATAACATATGTAACAACTTTTACCTCGTCATTACTCACTAGATTTAAATCAGATGTCGTTACCATAGGAGTTTGCAGATTCAAACCAAAATACTTCGAACCTGGAGCTCCATACCCCAAAATGTAATTTGGACTCGCAAGACCATTATATTTAATCCAAATTGAAACTGTTCTTGATGAATTAGCCTGAGGCAAATCAAAGATAGTTGCTTCAATAGAATTATTAACAACCCTTATAGCACTTTTGACAGCACCGAATCTGTTGTTAACAAATTTAGCATTGCCAGAAAAAGAAACATCATTCTTTATGTTGCTTAAAGTTCCATTAAAATTAAATTCTTGAATGGGAGTTTGGGCATAGCTTAGATAAGTAAACACAAGCATTACTGCAAGTATTGCAATTTTTTTCATAATTTGTAGGTTTAATTTGTTCGATAAATGATTGTGGTATTTTTTATCGATCCCAAAAATAGTGATAGATAGCGACAAATATCTAAAATCTTCGACTAAATGTTAAAATAACTGTTTAATTTACACTAAAACAGCAAAAAAGCATATAATTACTACAGTTTTAAGTTTTTAAGCATAATATTACTAACACACTAAATTAGCAAACACATTATATTACAACATAAAACCTACATTATTTTTAAGTTATGATTTCTTATCAGCTTAATAACAATTAAGAACTTAGACTATTTTTTGAGCCAAAAAAAACTCCAACTATTTCTAGTTGGAGTTTTAGATATTATTTAGAGTTTTTTTATTTTATAAATTCAACTTTTTGAGCTTCTTCTTCATTAATACTATCAAAAAAGCCTTGATCATTCATCCATTCATCACTAAACACTTTACTCATGTAACGTGAACCATGATCAGGAAAAATTGCAACTACATTACTATTTTCATCAAACTCACCTTCTTCTGCATATTGCTTAATTGCCTGCATCACTGCTCCTGAAGTATAACCTACAAACAACCCTTCTTTTCTGGTTATTTCTCTTGCTGAATGAGCGCTTTCTTCGTCAGATACTTTTATAAATTTATCGATGATATCAAAATCTGTAGCTGATGGAATTAAATTTTTACCTAATCCTTCTATTCTATATGGGTAAATTTCATCATTATCAAATTCTTTTGTTTCATGATATTTTTTTAGAACAGATCCATAAGCATCAACTCCAAGTACTTTAACATTCGGGTTTTGCTCCTTTAAGTATTTAGCTGTACCTGAAATAGTTCCCCCCGTACCGCTGCAAGCAACAAGATGTGTGATTTTCCCATTGGTCTGTTTCCAAATTTCTGGTCCAGTTGACATGTAATGGGCATCAATATTCAGCTGATTAAAATATTGATTAATGTAAACAGATCCTTTTGTCTCTTCATGTAAGCGTTTTGCTACATTATAATAAGATCGTTCGTCATCTGCAGAAACGTGAGCAGGGCAAACATAAACTTTTGCCCCCAAGCTCCTTAACATATCAATCTTGTCTTTTGAAGATTTTGAACTCACCGCAAGAATGCAGTTGTAGCCTTTTATGATGCTCACCATTGCCAAACTAAATCCTGTGTTACCAGAAGTGGTTTCAATTATGGTATCGCCCGGTGACAAAATCCCTTGTTTTTCTGCTTCTTCTATAATATACAAAGCAATTCTGTCTTTTGAAGAATGACCTGGATTAAAGGATTCTACTTTTGCATAAAAATTACCTTCTAAATTCTCGGTTACATTGTTCAGTTTAATAAGTGGAGTATTACCTATTAATTCTAAAACATTATTATAAGCGTTTATTTCTTCTTTCATAAAAAAATAATTTATCTGAGAGCATTTTTTTAATAGACCCCGATATTATGCAAATCTAACAAAAAAAATCTAATTAGATTTTAATTTTCTCTAAATCTAATAAAAAACTATACTCTTTCGCTAATTCCTTTATAGCTTCAAAGCGGCCAGAGGCTCCACCATGTCCCGCATCCATATTGGTATCTAAAAACAAGATATTATCATCTGTTTTCAAAGCCCTTAACTTAGCCACCCACTTAGCTGGCTCCCAGTATTGTACCTGAGAATCATGCAAACCAGTCGATACATACATATTAGGATATTTTTGTGAAGTTACGTTATCATAAGGCGAGTACGACAACATATAGTCATAGTATTTTCTCACATTAGGATTACCCCATTCATCATATTCTCCTGTCGTAAGCGGAATACTATCATCAAGCATCGTGGTCACAACGTCCACAAAAGCCACCTGAGCAATGACTCCATTGTATAATTCCGGAGCAATATTTACAACAACTCCCATCAACAATCCTCCAGCAGAACCACCTTCGGCATACAAATGTTGTGGTGAAGTATATTTTTCAGCAATTAAAAATTTGGAACAATCTACAAAATCGGTAAACGTATTTTTCTTTTTCAAAAGTTTACCATCTTCATACCATTGTCTTCCCAAATCTTCACCTCCGCGTATGTGTGCAATGGCGAAAATAAAGCCACGGTCTAACAATGTTAATCTTGTTGTTGAAAAAGTAGCATCCATGGAATGCCCGTAAGAACCATAAGCATACTGAAGTAACGGATTACTACCATCTTTTTTCAATCCTTTTTTATAAACCATCGAGATCGGAATTTTCACTCCATCAGTGGCAGTTGCCCATACCCTTTCTTCGATGTAATTATCTTTATCAAACTTTCCGCCCAAAACCTCCTGCTCTTTTTTGACTTCTTTAGTTTTGGTTCTCATATTGAAATCAATAATCGAAGAAGGTGTTCGCATTGATTGGTACGCAAAACGCAATATTTCGGTATCAAAATCAACGTTAGAAGTCGTATAAGCAGTGTAAGTCTCGCTTTCAAAAGGAAGATAATACTCCCCTTCTCCGCTCCACGGCATGATTCGGATTTTGTTTAAGCCGTTTTCACGTTCTTCAACTACCAAAAAATCCTTGAATATTTCAATGTCTTCCAACAGAACATCTTTTCTGTGTGCTATGACTTCTTTCCAATTTTTCTTTGAAGTTTCATTTACTGGTGTTTTCATCAGTTTGAAATTCTCAGCCTTATCTTTATTGGTAATAACATAAAAACTATCCCCATAATGGCTGATACTGTATTCCATTCCTCGAACACGTTTCTGAAAAATTCTAAACTCACCATCCGGATTATCAGCTTCCAGAATACGGTATTCAGAAGTTAAAGTGCTGTCCGATTCGATAGCCAAATATTTCTGCGACTTGGATTTTGCTATTTCAACATTAAAAGTTTCGTCTTCCTCAAAATAAACCAAAACATCATCGGCTTGTTTTGCACCTAATTTATGCTTAAAAATTTTATCCGAACGCAAAGTAACATTGTCCTGATCAGAGTAAAAAATCGTTTTATTATCATTTGCCCAAACAGCTGTTCCAGTAACGTTTTCAATTTTATCTTCTAAAATCTCATTGGTTTCCAGATTTTTTATCTGAATCGTATAAATTCTTCTCCCCACAATATCATAGCTAAAAAGCGCCAATTTATTATCAGGACTAATGCTCAAAGCTCCCAATTGAAAATAAGGCTTATCCTTTGCCATTTCATTGCAGTCGAACATAATCTCTTCGGGGGCTAATAAGCTTACTTTTTTTCGGGAATAAATCGGGTAATCCTGCCCTTTTTCAAAACGGGTAATATAATAGTAACCATTATACAAATAAGGAACCGATTGATCATCTTCCTTAATTCGACTTTTCATTTCTTCAAAAAGAGCGGTTTGAAAATCCTTTGTATGTTTTGTTTTTTCCTGGTAATAGGCGTTTTCCTGATTCAAATAATCAATAACTTCAGGATTTTCCCTGTCATTTAACCAAAAATAATTATCGATTCTGACTTCGCCAAATTTCTTTAATTTCTTAGGAATTATTTTAGCCACAGGGGCCGAACTGTTTTCTGGCATCGTAAGTTGGTAGTTTTAGAATTCAATTTGCAAAAATAACACAAAGCATTTTCAAAATGAATTCGTTTTTTATCTTATTTAACTTATTTGAAAATCAAATTCAGTAATTTTGTTTTCAATAATTTAAAAATCACCAAAATGGATTTAATGGGAATGATGGGTAAACTTAGAGAAACCCAACAAAAAATCGAAGATACTAAAAAACGTTTAGACACCGTACTTGTTGACGAACAAAGCAACGACAATTTATTGAAAGTCACTTTGACCGCTAATTCAAAAATCAAATCAATTACTATCGATGATTCTTTATTGGAAGACAAAGAACAACTGGAAGATTACTTGATTTTGGTACTGAACAAAGCCATAGAAAAAGCAGCAAAAATCAACCAAGCTGAATTAGACGCTGTTGCTAAAATGGATATGCCAATGATTCCTGGAATGGATAATTTGTTTAAATAACAAAAGATTTAAACTTGTTTAAAATTAGTTTAAAGTTTAAACCTGTTCTCTCATACACCTTGCAAGATTTATAATATTCTGCAAGGTTTTTTTTGACCTTGTAGGTCCTAATTTCGAAAAAACATGAATCAAACTTTAACTTTCAAAAAAGCAACTGAAGAAGATATTGAATTTTTGCTTTGGCTTCGCAAAGAAACCATGGTTGAACATTATTTAAAAGCTGAAAAAGAAGTAAACGAAGAAAGTCTTTTA belongs to Flavobacterium aquiphilum and includes:
- a CDS encoding S41 family peptidase; amino-acid sequence: MKKITLVFLFSTFSLFAQNSDTSCDILLKINKLLQQEHFSPKPVNDSLSAYLFDELFDKLDPSRSIFLKSQVDTLSKKYRLNLDDLILKRNCSFVTAIKNEYRKALLRNRSIFEKLNHEALNFDIKDTIRFKQKDFDFHLQANNVEKALNKKIRYEVLSDVAEKSKNLDSLKLNFNSMSLNSKKDIIENELCKINFLLSDEKSFEDNVFNIFCNYFDPHTNYFSNDTKSSFVSTLSKEKLSLGLDVSLNEKNEIIVEEIDPNGPAFKTGKIKKGDQIIAVSNQKETLEVSCSSLESIATLMSSELNTNITLTIKRNSGKSFKVNIEKQVLKDQENTVYSFIIDKDIKIGYIKIPSFYTNFEGGNSKGCAQDVAKETLKLMKDNIKGLVLDLTDNGGGSMEEAVKLAGLFIDYGPISIVADNKRQLSVINDPYRGVIYKGPLGVIIINGNSASASEFCASIMQDYNRALLIGSTSLGKATMQTIVPLEKDDDQHFVKLTISKFYRITGKSHQAVGVIPDVQIPTIYQDIFQKESDFPTALKNESLNTRIRFTPYVTNTFIESLAEKSRERVAQSPFFNSIIALNSKIDTILKKSKFEIPMTLAAVFESQKSINDLSEEINNFKTDDLNLDVSNSEYNKSLLEMYPSLIEYNKMQLDNLKSNHYLNEAIAIIADYKTLKQNKTN
- a CDS encoding YebC/PmpR family DNA-binding transcriptional regulator gives rise to the protein MGRAFEFRKGRKMKRWSAMAKAFTRIGKDIVMAVKEGGPNPDANSRLRAVIQNAKAANMPKENVERAIKKATEKDTANYKEVLFEGYAPHGIALLIETATDNNNRTVANVRSYFNKCNGTMGTQGSVEFMFDHTCNFRIPKDGIDPEELELELIDFGAEEIFEDEDGILIYAPFGSFGTIQKELENRKIEILSSGFERIPQITKKLTEAEVADVEKLIEKLEEDDDVMNVYHTMEE
- a CDS encoding LamG domain-containing protein — its product is MKKIAILAVMLVFTYLSYAQTPIQEFNFNGTLSNIKNDVSFSGNAKFVNNRFGAVKSAIRVVNNSIEATIFDLPQANSSRTVSIWIKYNGLASPNYILGYGAPGSKYFGLNLQTPMVTTSDLNLVSNDEVKVVTYVMPNAWYNYVVTYDGNTSKIYRNGVLIKSSTAKKKLTSGNVFSIGRMNGSVSINADIDDLKIYNVALTEKEVLALYKGNLSMASTDALAVNSNNKALD
- a CDS encoding PLP-dependent cysteine synthase family protein translates to MKEEINAYNNVLELIGNTPLIKLNNVTENLEGNFYAKVESFNPGHSSKDRIALYIIEEAEKQGILSPGDTIIETTSGNTGFSLAMVSIIKGYNCILAVSSKSSKDKIDMLRSLGAKVYVCPAHVSADDERSYYNVAKRLHEETKGSVYINQYFNQLNIDAHYMSTGPEIWKQTNGKITHLVACSGTGGTISGTAKYLKEQNPNVKVLGVDAYGSVLKKYHETKEFDNDEIYPYRIEGLGKNLIPSATDFDIIDKFIKVSDEESAHSAREITRKEGLFVGYTSGAVMQAIKQYAEEGEFDENSNVVAIFPDHGSRYMSKVFSDEWMNDQGFFDSINEEEAQKVEFIK
- a CDS encoding S9 family peptidase, whose protein sequence is MPENSSAPVAKIIPKKLKKFGEVRIDNYFWLNDRENPEVIDYLNQENAYYQEKTKHTKDFQTALFEEMKSRIKEDDQSVPYLYNGYYYITRFEKGQDYPIYSRKKVSLLAPEEIMFDCNEMAKDKPYFQLGALSISPDNKLALFSYDIVGRRIYTIQIKNLETNEILEDKIENVTGTAVWANDNKTIFYSDQDNVTLRSDKIFKHKLGAKQADDVLVYFEEDETFNVEIAKSKSQKYLAIESDSTLTSEYRILEADNPDGEFRIFQKRVRGMEYSISHYGDSFYVITNKDKAENFKLMKTPVNETSKKNWKEVIAHRKDVLLEDIEIFKDFLVVEERENGLNKIRIMPWSGEGEYYLPFESETYTAYTTSNVDFDTEILRFAYQSMRTPSSIIDFNMRTKTKEVKKEQEVLGGKFDKDNYIEERVWATATDGVKIPISMVYKKGLKKDGSNPLLQYAYGSYGHSMDATFSTTRLTLLDRGFIFAIAHIRGGEDLGRQWYEDGKLLKKKNTFTDFVDCSKFLIAEKYTSPQHLYAEGGSAGGLLMGVVVNIAPELYNGVIAQVAFVDVVTTMLDDSIPLTTGEYDEWGNPNVRKYYDYMLSYSPYDNVTSQKYPNMYVSTGLHDSQVQYWEPAKWVAKLRALKTDDNILFLDTNMDAGHGGASGRFEAIKELAKEYSFLLDLEKIKI
- a CDS encoding YbaB/EbfC family nucleoid-associated protein, which codes for MDLMGMMGKLRETQQKIEDTKKRLDTVLVDEQSNDNLLKVTLTANSKIKSITIDDSLLEDKEQLEDYLILVLNKAIEKAAKINQAELDAVAKMDMPMIPGMDNLFK